In Candidatus Nitrosotalea sinensis, one DNA window encodes the following:
- a CDS encoding PfkB family carbohydrate kinase: MSAEPEKELNGKVLSPNQMKIAIFSHCTIDEISREGKTVETPGGPALYCGLTAKNMKFEVDLHTKIGSDFTFKEDLEKKGIFFPQSAMSENPTTRFMLNVMGTERELYLKTRCDQIQSIKSDADAAIVSPVFDEIAEETLDDIKENFDFTLLDPQGYLRRTSDDNKVFMDKTLLDLSKISAIKTDPDEAFYLTGLKEKEAMLALQKKGVKHVLYTNKQNITMLVKDRMYHLKIPNMKIGDTTGVGDIFCAAFACSYLKEKDPIWAICFAVGAAQAALEIQATGLSKIPSGGDTERNAAYLYNLMQFSSV, translated from the coding sequence TTTCCAGGGAAGGCAAGACGGTGGAGACTCCGGGTGGTCCGGCACTATACTGCGGATTGACTGCAAAGAACATGAAGTTTGAGGTTGACTTACACACAAAGATTGGAAGTGATTTTACATTCAAGGAAGATCTTGAGAAAAAAGGAATATTCTTTCCGCAAAGTGCCATGTCTGAAAATCCAACTACCCGATTCATGTTAAATGTAATGGGAACAGAGCGTGAACTGTACCTCAAAACAAGATGTGATCAAATCCAATCCATCAAGTCTGATGCAGATGCTGCCATAGTGAGTCCCGTCTTTGACGAAATTGCCGAAGAGACACTAGATGACATTAAAGAAAACTTTGATTTCACATTGCTTGACCCACAAGGATATCTCAGACGAACATCTGATGACAACAAAGTTTTCATGGACAAGACTTTGCTTGACCTGTCCAAGATATCTGCAATCAAGACAGACCCGGATGAGGCATTTTATCTGACAGGATTGAAAGAAAAAGAGGCGATGCTTGCATTACAGAAAAAAGGAGTAAAACATGTCCTTTACACCAACAAGCAAAACATAACAATGCTTGTAAAAGACAGGATGTATCATCTTAAAATCCCGAACATGAAAATTGGAGATACAACTGGAGTTGGAGATATCTTTTGTGCTGCATTTGCATGTTCATACTTGAAAGAAAAAGACCCGATATGGGCCATTTGCTTTGCAGTAGGAGCGGCCCAAGCTGCACTTGAGATTCAAGCCACGGGCCTCTCCAAGATTCCTTCTGGCGGAGACACTGAGAGAAATGCCGCGTATTTGTATAATTTGATGCAGTTTTCAAGTGTCTAA
- a CDS encoding winged helix-turn-helix transcriptional regulator encodes MKVAIYSQDHEHTVKSVKASLESHGIESVNLGKKPLGKDIEYVIVTGGDRGVRKYFHHYNSAVPVLGINEFESSGFLAQTDLKQFPIYLNRLKKGDFSIEALPRVGVKIDGKQIYPALNDVAIFSSKSAILVEHVLRINGEELWHDSSDGLIISTPIGSSAYSMSAGGPTIYQNSKVFGIVSVNSLDITRRPLIVPEDAFIEIDDISSSLRCEVVIDGKDRFKVDKTVVCTKFPQSANVIRMKKDSTTVSALAKKVKLADELLNMPPSSKLLLKTLEYEGSLTQKELAEKTMLPDRTVRLALSHLLEKGYVKRRVSLRDTRQRIYEIPK; translated from the coding sequence GTGAAGGTTGCAATCTACAGCCAAGACCATGAGCACACTGTAAAATCAGTCAAGGCCTCACTTGAGAGTCATGGTATCGAGTCTGTGAATCTTGGAAAAAAGCCTCTTGGTAAGGACATTGAATATGTAATTGTCACAGGTGGAGACAGGGGTGTTAGAAAATACTTTCACCATTACAATTCTGCAGTTCCTGTGCTTGGAATAAATGAATTTGAGTCAAGTGGATTTTTGGCACAGACTGATTTGAAACAATTTCCGATATATCTTAACAGACTAAAAAAAGGAGACTTTTCAATAGAGGCGTTGCCGCGAGTCGGCGTCAAAATTGATGGTAAGCAAATCTATCCAGCACTAAACGATGTTGCAATATTTTCTTCAAAGAGCGCCATACTTGTAGAACATGTGTTACGGATTAATGGAGAAGAGTTGTGGCATGACAGCAGTGATGGCTTGATCATATCAACGCCTATTGGTTCTTCGGCATACTCCATGTCAGCAGGTGGTCCTACTATTTATCAAAACTCCAAAGTGTTTGGAATTGTATCAGTAAATTCACTTGATATCACCCGTCGTCCACTCATAGTTCCTGAAGATGCATTTATTGAAATTGATGATATTTCATCAAGCCTTAGATGTGAAGTTGTGATTGATGGAAAAGACCGATTCAAGGTTGATAAGACTGTTGTCTGCACCAAGTTTCCGCAATCTGCAAATGTAATCAGAATGAAAAAAGACTCTACTACGGTTTCTGCACTTGCAAAAAAAGTAAAACTTGCAGACGAGTTGCTAAACATGCCGCCCAGCTCCAAATTATTGCTCAAGACTCTAGAATACGAGGGCTCGCTGACACAAAAAGAACTGGCAGAAAAAACGATGCTACCTGACAGGACTGTCAGACTGGCATTGAGTCACTTGCTTGAAAAAGGCTATGTTAAACGCCGCGTCTCATTGCGTGACACTAGGCAGAGAATATACGAAATCCCAAAATAA
- a CDS encoding CTP synthase, which translates to MQTESTKYIFVTGGVMSGLGKGVVSSSIAKLLQLSNQKVSCVKFDPYLNYDAGTMNPIAHGEVYVTEDGGECDMDIGNYERFLNQDMPKTHNITTAQIYSSVIEAERRGEYLGACVQIIPHVTDKIKDRMREIVKNEHLDMLVVECGGTVGDIESLPFLEALRQMRLEEGPENVIFVHVTLAPSLDVVGEQKTKPTQHSVQELRRIGIQPDLLAVRCTRPLETAARKKISLFSNVSERDVFSCHDAESILLVPQMLYDQGIIDVIFKKFGKVGLVNTSANWDKWNKIIDSFQNAKDPVKIAMVGKYVKLADSYVSVNHALKHAGAKIGKNVIIDWIDSEEIKDVNKLAGYNGIIVPGGFGDRGVEGIISTANFAREKNIPYLGICYGFQLAAVAFGRHVCGLTNANTTEVAPDTENPVIDLLPEQKTIENKGGSLRLGAHEITIEDNTLAFKLYKSNTIHKRHRHRFEFNQKYLDLFASKGMRFSGYSDNKRRMEVLEIPTHKFYLGVQYHPEFSSRPGYPEESFEAFIRASAT; encoded by the coding sequence ATGCAGACAGAATCTACAAAGTACATTTTTGTAACAGGCGGTGTCATGTCTGGCCTTGGCAAGGGTGTTGTATCATCATCGATTGCCAAACTATTGCAGTTATCTAATCAAAAAGTATCATGTGTAAAATTTGATCCATACCTGAACTATGATGCGGGCACCATGAATCCAATTGCCCATGGTGAGGTCTATGTCACAGAAGACGGTGGAGAGTGCGACATGGACATTGGAAACTATGAGAGATTTCTCAATCAAGACATGCCCAAGACCCACAATATCACAACTGCCCAGATTTACTCTAGTGTCATAGAAGCAGAAAGACGCGGCGAGTACCTAGGAGCTTGTGTCCAAATAATTCCGCATGTCACAGACAAGATAAAAGACAGGATGAGAGAGATTGTCAAAAACGAACACCTAGACATGCTTGTAGTAGAATGTGGAGGAACTGTAGGCGATATTGAGAGCCTTCCGTTTCTTGAGGCGCTCAGGCAAATGAGACTAGAAGAGGGACCAGAAAATGTAATTTTTGTCCATGTGACACTTGCACCGTCACTTGATGTAGTGGGAGAACAAAAGACAAAACCAACCCAGCACAGTGTGCAAGAACTTCGAAGAATAGGTATCCAGCCAGACCTTCTTGCAGTTCGATGTACAAGACCCCTTGAGACTGCCGCAAGGAAAAAGATTTCATTATTTTCAAACGTCTCAGAGCGAGATGTGTTTTCATGCCATGATGCAGAATCCATACTACTAGTTCCACAGATGCTCTATGACCAAGGAATCATCGATGTAATATTCAAAAAATTTGGAAAGGTAGGCCTTGTCAACACTTCAGCAAACTGGGACAAGTGGAATAAAATTATTGATTCATTCCAAAATGCCAAAGACCCAGTAAAGATTGCAATGGTTGGAAAATATGTGAAACTTGCAGACAGCTATGTTAGTGTCAACCATGCACTAAAACATGCAGGCGCTAAGATTGGCAAAAATGTAATAATTGACTGGATTGACTCTGAAGAAATCAAGGATGTCAACAAACTTGCAGGATATAACGGAATAATTGTTCCAGGAGGTTTTGGAGACAGGGGAGTAGAAGGAATAATCAGCACCGCAAACTTTGCAAGAGAAAAGAACATACCATATCTTGGAATATGTTATGGATTTCAGCTTGCAGCAGTAGCATTTGGAAGACATGTATGCGGACTGACAAATGCAAACACTACAGAAGTTGCGCCAGATACAGAAAATCCGGTAATTGATCTTTTGCCAGAACAGAAGACCATAGAAAATAAGGGAGGCTCATTGCGCCTTGGTGCACATGAAATCACAATAGAAGACAACACACTTGCATTCAAGTTGTACAAATCCAACACAATTCACAAAAGGCACAGACACCGATTTGAGTTCAACCAGAAATACTTGGATTTGTTTGCATCAAAGGGAATGAGATTTTCAGGGTACAGCGACAACAAAAGGAGAATGGAAGTATTGGAGATTCCAACCCACAAGTTCTATCTCGGGGTGCAATACCACCCAGAGTTTAGCAGCAGACCAGGATACCCAGAAGAGTCCTTTGAGGCATTTATTCGAGCTTCTGCAACCTGA
- the trpA gene encoding tryptophan synthase subunit alpha, producing the protein MSKIKSKFNALRSKNQKALIAYVMAGFPTEKDTLSAVRGLVKGGADIIELGMPFSDPLADGPVIQHAGFTSLQKGMNFSRFLELVKKIRKETDIPLVLMTYTNILYRQGYDKFISTVKKAGIDGLILPDMSIGESQEFLKAAKENDVDTIFLISPNTEPDRIKKISNASSGFLYLVSVFGTTGGQQKFQSYTTHAIKNAKKILASKIPLGVGFGVSTPEQAKLMISSGADAIIVGSAFLRLIENTPSNKIEEKIRSFTSSLKKTTLPE; encoded by the coding sequence ATGTCAAAAATAAAATCAAAGTTTAACGCACTTAGGTCAAAGAACCAAAAGGCTCTGATAGCATATGTAATGGCAGGCTTTCCAACCGAGAAAGACACCCTCTCAGCAGTAAGAGGCCTTGTCAAGGGAGGAGCTGACATCATAGAACTAGGCATGCCATTTTCAGACCCTCTTGCAGACGGACCAGTAATCCAGCATGCAGGATTTACATCACTTCAAAAAGGTATGAATTTCTCAAGATTTCTAGAACTTGTAAAAAAAATCCGCAAAGAAACTGACATCCCGCTTGTCTTGATGACATATACCAATATTTTGTACAGGCAAGGATATGACAAGTTCATCTCAACTGTAAAAAAGGCAGGAATTGATGGATTGATACTTCCAGACATGTCAATTGGAGAATCACAAGAGTTTCTAAAAGCCGCAAAAGAGAATGATGTTGATACAATATTTCTGATATCTCCAAATACAGAGCCTGACAGGATAAAAAAAATCAGCAACGCATCATCTGGATTTTTGTATCTAGTCTCAGTCTTTGGCACCACAGGAGGCCAGCAAAAGTTTCAAAGTTACACAACGCATGCAATCAAAAATGCAAAAAAGATTCTAGCATCAAAGATTCCGCTTGGCGTAGGGTTTGGTGTTAGCACTCCAGAGCAGGCCAAGCTAATGATATCATCAGGTGCAGATGCAATAATTGTAGGCAGTGCGTTTCTCAGATTGATTGAAAATACGCCATCTAACAAGATCGAGGAAAAGATTCGATCTTTTACATCAAGTCTAAAGAAGACCACACTGCCAGAATAA
- the trpB gene encoding tryptophan synthase subunit beta, whose amino-acid sequence MKIKYPKNGKFGEFGGSYIPETLVPAVEELEQAYLKYKNDPDFKKELHYYLTQYAGRPTPLYYAENLTKFAGGAKIYLKREDLLHGGAHKINNALGQALLAKRMKKKRIIAETGAGQHGVATAMACAALGLGGEVYMGYKDTQRQKLNVFRMNILGTKVHPVKDGTQTLKDAINEAIRDWITNVKTTYYLLGSAVGPHPYPVMVRDFQSVIGDEIKTQMKKLGRKSPDSVVACVGGGSNAIGTFYPLIDENTKMFGVEAGGMGVKSGHHSATLVGGSKGVLHGMLTYLLQDKEGQISETHSVSAGLDYPGVGPEHSYLKDSKRVKYDAVNDREAVEAFLLLSKHEGIIPALESSHAVAYAIKLAQKMSKSESIVVTLSGRGDKDVEEVGRYLSKNVKNKIKV is encoded by the coding sequence ATGAAAATAAAATATCCCAAGAATGGAAAATTTGGAGAGTTTGGAGGAAGTTACATACCAGAGACCCTGGTTCCAGCAGTAGAAGAGCTAGAGCAGGCCTATCTCAAGTACAAAAATGACCCTGACTTTAAGAAAGAATTACACTATTACCTTACCCAGTATGCCGGAAGACCTACTCCATTATACTATGCAGAAAACCTGACCAAATTTGCAGGAGGGGCCAAGATCTACCTGAAAAGAGAGGACCTGTTACATGGAGGGGCACATAAAATCAACAACGCGTTAGGACAGGCACTTCTTGCAAAAAGAATGAAGAAAAAAAGAATCATTGCAGAGACAGGCGCAGGACAACATGGTGTTGCAACTGCCATGGCATGCGCCGCACTTGGACTAGGAGGTGAAGTATACATGGGCTACAAGGACACCCAGAGACAAAAGCTAAATGTATTTAGAATGAATATTCTTGGAACCAAGGTCCATCCAGTAAAAGACGGGACCCAGACACTAAAAGACGCAATAAACGAAGCAATCCGGGACTGGATAACAAATGTAAAAACAACATATTACTTGCTGGGCTCTGCAGTAGGCCCACATCCATATCCTGTAATGGTAAGAGACTTTCAATCAGTGATTGGTGATGAAATAAAAACACAGATGAAAAAACTGGGAAGAAAATCACCAGACTCTGTAGTTGCATGTGTTGGAGGCGGCTCTAATGCAATTGGAACATTTTATCCATTAATTGACGAGAATACCAAGATGTTCGGAGTCGAAGCTGGAGGGATGGGAGTAAAAAGTGGACACCATTCTGCAACACTTGTCGGAGGATCAAAAGGAGTCTTGCACGGCATGCTGACATACTTGTTGCAAGACAAGGAAGGACAAATTAGTGAGACACATAGCGTATCGGCAGGACTTGATTATCCAGGAGTCGGACCTGAGCACTCGTACCTCAAGGATTCAAAGAGAGTAAAATATGATGCAGTAAATGACAGAGAGGCAGTAGAGGCATTTCTCTTGCTGTCAAAACATGAAGGAATCATACCAGCCCTTGAATCATCGCATGCAGTAGCATATGCCATAAAGCTAGCCCAAAAAATGTCAAAAAGTGAAAGCATTGTAGTAACACTGTCCGGTAGAGGAGACAAGGACGTAGAAGAAGTAGGGAGATATCTGAGTAAAAATGTCAAAAATAAAATCAAAGTTTAA
- a CDS encoding indole-3-glycerol phosphate synthase TrpC produces the protein MKGVLEKLANNSQTAIKDGVYDIRYANTKSQKNLVDVIKNNKHASLITEVKFSSPSLGNIREISDPVQIARQMVDGGASALSVLTQPYLFNGSPEYFTKVRKGVTIPLLMKDIVVDKIQIDAAQKLGADVVLLIQAIFDNKFAKDIDEFVSYAHKKNLLVLLESHTRQEFADSTKTSADILGINNRNLDTLEIDLATTQSILKDRNEKRIIVSESGIESPKDIQFLKKCGADAFLVGSSIMKSRDIKGLVSELVLAI, from the coding sequence ATGAAAGGTGTTTTAGAGAAGCTTGCCAACAATTCCCAGACTGCAATAAAAGATGGAGTCTATGATATCAGGTACGCCAACACAAAATCACAAAAAAACCTAGTAGATGTAATAAAAAACAACAAACATGCATCACTGATAACAGAAGTCAAGTTCTCATCCCCGTCGCTTGGAAACATTAGAGAGATATCTGATCCAGTACAAATTGCAAGACAAATGGTAGACGGTGGTGCATCAGCATTATCAGTTCTCACACAACCATACTTGTTTAATGGCTCACCAGAATACTTTACAAAAGTTCGAAAAGGAGTAACTATTCCTCTATTGATGAAAGATATTGTCGTAGATAAGATACAGATTGATGCAGCCCAGAAACTTGGTGCAGATGTCGTATTGTTGATTCAAGCAATATTTGACAACAAGTTTGCAAAGGACATTGACGAGTTTGTCTCATATGCCCACAAGAAGAATCTCTTAGTATTATTAGAGTCACACACCCGACAAGAGTTTGCAGACTCGACAAAGACAAGTGCAGACATCCTAGGAATTAACAATAGAAACCTTGACACGCTAGAGATAGACCTTGCTACTACCCAGTCCATCCTCAAAGACAGAAATGAAAAAAGAATCATAGTGTCAGAGAGCGGCATCGAGTCCCCAAAAGACATCCAATTTTTGAAAAAATGCGGCGCAGATGCATTTCTTGTAGGCAGCAGCATAATGAAGAGTAGAGATATCAAGGGACTAGTATCAGAGTTGGTGTTGGCAATATGA
- the trpD gene encoding anthranilate phosphoribosyltransferase: protein MISECIAKMSAKSNLSYDEMSDMMDLILSGKVPVDQTTNFLKALTEKGETDQELLAMLDKMQENSIHIHPRIDQKIIDVCGTGGDKLATFNISTTASFVIAASGVVVAKHGNRSISSTNGSADLFEHFGYDLNMTPENVQKIIEKFGIGFMFAPTFHPAMKNTLEARKRLGTRTAFNLLGPLCNPAGVKHQLVGVYSKEYLSRVISLLESRGSEHVITVISQDGLDELSTTSKNHIYQLHNGEMTSSILDPVELGLGKAKLEDLQVSTKEQAIKAFVSVLNNTAKKQMTEITALNAAAGLIVGDFVDKFDEALEISLQTIKNGRAYDLFERFVKDCGDISKLEALK, encoded by the coding sequence ATGATATCAGAATGTATTGCAAAAATGTCTGCCAAGTCAAACTTGAGTTATGACGAAATGTCTGATATGATGGACCTGATATTATCAGGCAAGGTCCCAGTAGATCAAACTACAAACTTTCTCAAGGCCTTGACAGAAAAGGGAGAAACCGACCAGGAACTACTTGCAATGTTAGATAAAATGCAAGAAAATTCCATCCACATACATCCAAGAATTGATCAAAAAATCATCGATGTCTGCGGGACTGGTGGTGACAAACTTGCCACATTCAACATTTCAACTACAGCATCATTTGTGATTGCAGCATCAGGGGTCGTGGTAGCAAAGCATGGAAACAGGTCTATTTCAAGCACAAACGGCAGTGCAGATCTTTTCGAGCATTTTGGATACGACCTAAACATGACACCAGAAAATGTCCAAAAAATAATTGAAAAATTCGGAATCGGATTCATGTTTGCGCCCACGTTTCATCCTGCCATGAAAAATACTTTGGAGGCAAGAAAGCGCCTTGGCACAAGGACTGCATTTAACCTGCTTGGACCACTATGCAATCCTGCAGGAGTAAAACACCAACTTGTAGGAGTATATTCCAAGGAATACCTCAGCCGCGTCATTTCACTCTTGGAATCAAGAGGCTCAGAGCATGTCATTACAGTGATATCTCAAGACGGCCTTGATGAGCTCTCAACCACATCAAAAAATCACATCTACCAGCTACACAATGGCGAGATGACAAGCTCCATTCTTGACCCTGTGGAGCTTGGCCTTGGCAAAGCAAAACTTGAGGACCTCCAAGTATCTACAAAGGAACAGGCAATCAAGGCATTTGTGTCAGTGCTAAACAACACTGCCAAAAAGCAGATGACAGAGATAACTGCACTAAATGCGGCAGCAGGCCTCATTGTTGGAGACTTTGTAGACAAGTTTGACGAAGCATTAGAGATATCACTTCAAACAATTAAGAACGGCAGGGCATATGACTTGTTTGAGAGATTTGTCAAAGATTGTGGAGACATTTCAAAACTGGAGGCGCTAAAATGA
- a CDS encoding anthranilate synthase component II has translation MKFLIIDNYDSFVYNIAQLLGELGVESDVIRNDKVTIDDIKKGNYDAIIISPGPGTPEDEKYFGICTKVIREIGPTKPILGVCLGHQGIIHAFGGKVVNAGHVRHGKTSPVEYTKSPLFEGVQNPFRATRYHSLVGDKTIIPDDLVVTAVAKDDNEIMAISHKKYLIEGVQFHPESIMTTEGKKILSNFIKQVKK, from the coding sequence ATGAAATTTCTAATAATTGATAATTATGATTCGTTTGTGTACAACATAGCCCAGCTTTTAGGTGAACTTGGCGTAGAATCAGACGTAATTAGAAATGACAAGGTAACAATAGATGACATCAAAAAAGGAAACTATGACGCAATAATAATTTCGCCAGGTCCTGGGACTCCGGAAGATGAAAAATATTTTGGAATATGCACCAAGGTGATTCGCGAGATTGGCCCAACAAAGCCAATACTGGGGGTCTGTCTTGGACACCAAGGAATAATTCATGCGTTTGGAGGTAAAGTTGTAAATGCAGGACATGTAAGACATGGCAAGACAAGCCCTGTAGAATACACCAAATCTCCACTCTTTGAAGGGGTCCAGAATCCGTTTCGTGCAACAAGATATCACTCACTTGTGGGAGACAAGACAATCATTCCAGATGATCTTGTGGTGACAGCAGTTGCCAAGGACGATAACGAGATAATGGCAATAAGCCACAAAAAATACCTAATTGAAGGAGTACAATTTCATCCCGAATCAATAATGACAACAGAAGGAAAAAAGATTCTCAGCAATTTCATCAAGCAGGTGAAAAAATGA
- a CDS encoding anthranilate synthase component I family protein has translation MATFGHSSLKIIPLDYTGSQFDLYNSISRQFQHSFFFESLTGPEEMAETSLIGFDPSVIIKGYHDRVVLHYKRGSSITIPTSNPLAEVKKLVQNTPDQKYRYVGGAVGIINYDAIRLWEKIPQAHKISDEPLMEFGIYTDGIIYDNKEKRTFYFYYDENRINNVSSSSIDCGKFTISNITENLDEERFASMVQKAKKYIHDGDIFQVVLSRKVNFKSDGDHLRVYKILRQINPSPYMYHMKLGKRTIIGSSPEMLLRITGTQVETFPIAGTRPITNDEKKNQELKEEMLHDEKELAEHTMLVDLGRNDIGRVCKYGSVHVKELMAVKKFSHVQHIVTHVVGTLDKKYDMYDAIKAVFPAGTVSGAPKIRAMEIIDELEPDARGEYAGAIGYFSFNGCCDFAIAIRSIFMNGSEGFVQSGAGIVTDSVAHNEWMETSHKANAMITALKEASK, from the coding sequence GTGGCCACATTTGGGCATTCAAGCCTTAAGATAATACCTCTAGACTACACTGGCTCGCAATTTGATCTGTACAACAGCATCTCTCGTCAATTCCAACATTCATTCTTCTTCGAGTCTCTCACGGGCCCAGAAGAGATGGCAGAGACATCACTTATTGGATTTGACCCATCTGTAATCATCAAGGGGTATCATGATAGAGTGGTATTGCATTACAAAAGGGGCAGCTCAATCACAATACCAACAAGCAACCCACTGGCTGAGGTTAAAAAGCTTGTCCAGAACACCCCTGACCAGAAATACCGTTATGTCGGAGGAGCAGTCGGCATAATCAATTATGATGCAATAAGATTGTGGGAAAAAATTCCTCAAGCTCACAAGATCTCAGACGAGCCCTTGATGGAGTTTGGCATTTACACAGATGGTATAATTTATGACAACAAGGAAAAAAGAACTTTTTACTTTTACTATGATGAAAACAGGATAAACAATGTATCAAGCTCCAGCATAGACTGTGGAAAATTCACAATATCAAACATTACAGAAAATCTTGATGAAGAAAGATTCGCAAGCATGGTCCAAAAGGCAAAAAAATACATCCACGATGGAGACATCTTCCAAGTAGTGTTATCAAGAAAAGTCAATTTCAAGTCAGATGGTGACCATCTTCGAGTTTACAAAATTCTTCGCCAGATAAATCCATCACCTTACATGTATCACATGAAACTCGGGAAGAGAACCATCATTGGTTCTAGTCCCGAAATGTTGTTGAGAATTACTGGAACTCAAGTTGAGACATTCCCTATTGCCGGTACAAGGCCAATAACAAACGATGAAAAGAAAAATCAGGAACTAAAAGAAGAAATGTTGCATGATGAAAAAGAATTGGCAGAGCACACCATGCTAGTAGATCTTGGACGAAATGACATTGGCCGTGTTTGCAAATATGGTTCAGTCCACGTAAAAGAATTGATGGCAGTAAAAAAATTCAGCCATGTACAACACATTGTGACTCATGTAGTAGGAACACTGGATAAAAAATACGACATGTATGATGCAATCAAGGCAGTCTTTCCGGCAGGCACTGTATCAGGCGCTCCAAAGATTCGCGCAATGGAGATAATTGACGAACTAGAGCCAGACGCAAGGGGCGAATATGCAGGAGCAATAGGATATTTCTCATTCAATGGATGCTGCGATTTTGCAATAGCAATAAGAAGCATATTCATGAATGGAAGTGAAGGATTTGTCCAGTCAGGTGCTGGAATTGTGACAGACTCGGTTGCCCACAACGAATGGATGGAGACAAGCCACAAGGCAAATGCAATGATTACAGCACTAAAGGAGGCATCAAAATGA